A stretch of Desulfovibrio sp. UIB00 DNA encodes these proteins:
- a CDS encoding branched-chain amino acid ABC transporter permease, translating into MSLDMFLQHCFNALTLGSLYALIAIGYTMVYGILRLINFAHGDILMIGAYFVFFGTFAFGWPWGVAAVVAVLGASVLGILVERIAYRPLRDAPRISALISAIAVSFFIESLAVVVFTGQPRPVLQPEWLVSEWQIGGLRILPLTAFVPIMTIVLVAVLLYVVYRTKPGLAMRAISKDIETTRLLGVRVDNIIALTFGIGSALAAASGIMWALRYPQVHPYMGIMPGLKAFIAAVFGGIGSIQGAVIGGVALGFVEIMTVAFMPELSGYRDAFAFVLLVLVLLFKPTGLLGERMEEKI; encoded by the coding sequence ATGAGCCTTGATATGTTTTTGCAGCACTGCTTTAACGCCCTGACCCTTGGGTCGCTGTATGCGCTGATTGCCATCGGCTACACCATGGTTTACGGCATCCTGCGCCTGATCAACTTTGCCCACGGCGATATCCTGATGATCGGCGCGTACTTTGTATTTTTTGGCACGTTCGCCTTTGGCTGGCCCTGGGGCGTAGCCGCTGTTGTCGCCGTTCTTGGCGCCAGCGTGCTCGGCATCCTTGTAGAAAGGATAGCCTACAGACCCTTGCGCGATGCCCCGCGTATTTCGGCGCTTATCAGCGCCATTGCCGTGTCATTCTTTATTGAAAGCCTCGCCGTGGTGGTCTTTACCGGCCAGCCCCGCCCTGTGTTGCAGCCCGAATGGCTGGTTTCTGAATGGCAGATTGGCGGGTTACGCATTCTGCCGCTCACCGCCTTTGTGCCGATCATGACCATTGTGCTTGTGGCCGTGCTTTTGTATGTGGTGTACCGCACCAAGCCCGGCCTCGCCATGCGCGCCATTTCAAAAGATATTGAAACCACGCGCCTTTTGGGCGTGCGGGTGGACAACATCATCGCCCTCACGTTTGGCATTGGCTCTGCGCTGGCGGCGGCCTCGGGCATAATGTGGGCCTTGCGCTATCCGCAGGTGCACCCCTACATGGGCATCATGCCTGGCCTCAAGGCCTTTATTGCTGCGGTATTCGGCGGCATCGGCTCCATTCAGGGCGCTGTTATCGGTGGCGTTGCCCTTGGCTTTGTTGAAATCATGACCGTGGCCTTCATGCCTGAGCTTTCGGGGTACCGCGACGCCTTCGCCTTTGTGCTGCTGGTGCTCGTGCTGCTGTTCAAGCCCACAGGGCTGCTGGGTGAGCGAATGGAGGAGAAAATCTAA
- a CDS encoding ABC transporter substrate-binding protein, which translates to MKLGKFLAALAGLALTFGVAGQALAADAGPIKIGVYLPLTGQNAFGGQLELEGVRLAHKEMPKVLDRPVELVVVDNKSDKVEAANAVKRLVERDKVVALIGTYGSSLAMAGAEVAEKAAVPGVGTSCTNPLVTQGKKYYFRACFIDPYQGAAAATYAYETLGFRKAAVLMDMTSDYAVGLSSFFTRDFKKLGGEIVATLKYSSGDQDFTAQLTELIAKKPDIVFMPAYFAEGAIIMKQARELGAKFRLMGADAMDNPDTLKLGGKAAEGFLHTTFPYDPAMPNMSAEAKRFTEAWKTAYPDKETNVNGALGYNTYFLILDAIKRANSSDPKAIAKALAETKDLPTALGLLSINKTHDAEMPVGIIEYKDGKRVYVGEVTPK; encoded by the coding sequence ATGAAACTGGGTAAATTTCTTGCCGCGCTGGCTGGTCTGGCGCTGACCTTCGGCGTTGCTGGCCAGGCGCTTGCCGCTGATGCCGGTCCCATCAAAATCGGCGTGTACCTTCCCCTGACCGGGCAGAATGCCTTTGGCGGCCAGCTCGAACTTGAGGGCGTGCGTCTCGCCCATAAGGAAATGCCCAAGGTTCTTGACCGCCCCGTTGAACTGGTGGTGGTTGACAACAAGTCTGACAAGGTCGAAGCGGCAAACGCCGTGAAGCGCCTTGTGGAACGCGACAAAGTCGTGGCCCTTATCGGCACCTATGGTTCCTCGCTGGCCATGGCCGGCGCAGAAGTGGCTGAAAAGGCCGCTGTTCCCGGCGTGGGCACCTCCTGCACCAACCCCCTTGTGACCCAGGGCAAGAAGTACTACTTCCGCGCCTGCTTCATTGATCCTTATCAGGGCGCTGCCGCCGCTACCTATGCCTATGAAACCCTCGGCTTCCGCAAGGCCGCCGTGCTCATGGACATGACCAGCGACTACGCCGTGGGCCTCTCCAGCTTCTTTACCCGCGATTTCAAGAAGCTCGGCGGCGAAATCGTGGCTACCCTCAAGTACAGCTCCGGCGATCAGGACTTCACCGCCCAGCTGACCGAACTTATTGCCAAAAAGCCTGACATCGTCTTCATGCCCGCCTACTTTGCCGAAGGCGCCATCATCATGAAGCAGGCCCGCGAACTGGGCGCCAAGTTCCGCCTCATGGGCGCTGACGCCATGGACAACCCCGACACCCTCAAGCTGGGCGGCAAGGCTGCGGAAGGCTTCCTGCACACCACCTTCCCCTACGACCCCGCCATGCCCAACATGAGCGCCGAAGCCAAGCGCTTCACCGAAGCCTGGAAGACCGCCTATCCTGACAAGGAAACCAACGTTAACGGCGCTCTTGGCTACAACACCTATTTCCTGATTCTTGACGCCATCAAGCGCGCCAACTCTTCTGATCCCAAGGCCATTGCCAAGGCTCTGGCTGAGACCAAGGATCTGCCCACCGCACTGGGCCTGTTGAGCATCAACAAGACCCATGACGCAGAAATGCCCGTGGGCATCATCGAATACAAAGATGGCAAGCGCGTTTACGTGGGCGAAGTTACACCCAAATAA
- a CDS encoding branched-chain amino acid ABC transporter permease, with product MRLNRSTILSIMVMLLFGLVLSQAESFLGDYQIYIAKLIFINAILALSLNLIYGFTGLFSLGHAGFIAIGAYVSALCILSPEQKEMMWILEPIIWPFSDLFTPFWVSALAGGLVATIFAFIIAVPVLRLGDDYLGIATLGFAEIIRVLIVNATSITNGSLGIKGIPGHASLLSCYIWMLFTLIVLSRLIFSNYGNVMRCIRDNEIAARVMGINVFRYKVLSFCVGAFFAGVGGALLGSHLSTIDPKMFNFLLTFNVLMFVVAGGLGSLTGSLLGATVITILLEWLRAIEEPMDLGFIEIPGIPGMRMVVFSLVLLAIILYRREGIMGTRELTWKSMGAFFRRGKA from the coding sequence ATGCGCCTGAACAGAAGCACCATTCTGAGCATCATGGTCATGCTGCTGTTTGGCCTTGTGCTCTCCCAGGCAGAAAGCTTTCTCGGCGACTACCAGATTTATATCGCCAAACTCATTTTCATCAACGCCATTCTGGCGCTTTCGCTCAACCTCATTTACGGATTTACCGGGCTCTTTTCGCTGGGGCATGCAGGGTTTATCGCCATCGGGGCGTATGTTTCGGCCCTGTGCATCCTGAGCCCCGAGCAAAAAGAAATGATGTGGATTCTTGAACCCATCATCTGGCCTTTCTCCGACCTGTTCACGCCTTTCTGGGTTTCTGCGCTGGCCGGCGGGCTGGTGGCCACCATCTTTGCCTTTATCATCGCCGTGCCAGTGCTGCGGCTTGGCGATGACTACCTCGGCATTGCCACCCTTGGCTTTGCAGAAATCATCCGCGTCCTGATTGTCAACGCTACCTCCATTACCAACGGCTCGCTGGGCATCAAGGGCATTCCAGGTCATGCCAGTCTGCTTTCGTGCTATATCTGGATGCTCTTTACGCTCATAGTGCTTTCGCGGCTCATATTCAGCAATTACGGAAACGTGATGCGCTGTATACGCGATAACGAAATTGCCGCCAGGGTCATGGGCATCAACGTGTTCCGTTACAAGGTGCTTTCGTTCTGCGTGGGCGCGTTTTTTGCCGGTGTGGGCGGGGCGCTGCTTGGCTCCCATCTTTCCACCATCGACCCAAAGATGTTCAACTTTCTGCTGACCTTCAACGTGCTCATGTTCGTTGTGGCTGGCGGTCTTGGCTCGTTGACGGGCAGCCTGCTCGGCGCCACGGTCATCACCATCCTGCTTGAATGGCTGCGCGCCATTGAAGAACCCATGGATCTGGGCTTTATCGAAATCCCCGGCATCCCCGGCATGCGTATGGTGGTGTTTTCGCTGGTGCTGCTGGCCATTATTCTTTATCGGCGCGAGGGCATCATGGGTACCCGTGAGCTGACCTGGAAATCAATGGGCGCGTTCTTCAGGAGGGGCAAGGCATGA
- a CDS encoding pitrilysin family protein: MQRILLLLPLLLALLAGAASAAPGEQRTLTKLPNGLSVYIIKDSRFPLVATRLYVRTGSANEDAKQAGISHLLEHMVFKGTEHRPKGQVARDVEALGGYLNAATSFDKTWYMTDMPAAHWRMGMDVVKEMAFQAALDPKELESEKEVVISELERDQDSPMSRLFESLQVSTLQNTPYGRPIIGFKETVRAITADDLRAYVQRWYQPQNMMLLVAGDIDPQTVLQHAQELFGGMANTNDFVTPPQVDLLAAPGGQRVEVVRGPWNKVYLGMAFPAPALRDLRSVDLDVLSYLLGGDGTSLLSRKYEYEKQLVDSISVGNMSLERAGMLYITANMAPEKLEAFWQGLTTDLANLKAADFKPEALKRARYNLEDSMDRSAETLNGLASWLGSVQFELGGDVAEQNLRFTQRNVSQPQVQQAINLWLDPSRARVRVLAPENAKLSDLEAVLQKNWPGSAAAKTAQKASSTAGQQEVVDLGQGRTVILIPDATVPYVAVDLMLPGGNALLKPDQQGLAELTASTLGDGSGKLDAQAMERYFADRAASLSAKAGLQTFTVSLTGPARFNADYFSMLGEVLGKPRFEAKEIKREAENMKAAIRQRADRPTSFLFSRVNPFIFPGGQPYGYDSLGTEANLSKFTPKDVRSFWDKQLVQPWVLAVAGDFDREAVLAFARTLPTPDNKDFSLPAPSWGDARNLDLHLPGRNQAHVLQMFKAVPYTSPDAPALMLLQSVLSGQSGLLFSQMRDEQGLGYTVTAFYRAMPQAGMMAFYIGTTPDKVAQAREGFAKIIADIKAKPLPAELLEAGANRLLGEYYRDKQSLDSRAGVAATDAVLGLPRDFSKSLIDKAAKLTPADIQAVAQKYLDDKNLYNMILLP, encoded by the coding sequence ATGCAACGCATACTTCTGTTATTGCCCCTCCTGCTGGCCTTGCTGGCTGGCGCGGCCTCTGCCGCACCGGGCGAACAGCGAACCCTGACCAAACTGCCCAACGGGCTTTCCGTGTATATCATCAAGGACAGCCGCTTCCCTCTGGTGGCAACGCGTCTTTACGTGCGCACCGGTTCGGCCAATGAGGACGCCAAGCAGGCGGGCATCAGCCATCTGCTGGAGCACATGGTCTTCAAAGGTACAGAGCACCGGCCCAAGGGCCAGGTGGCGCGTGATGTGGAAGCCCTTGGCGGCTACCTCAACGCGGCCACCAGCTTTGACAAGACATGGTACATGACGGACATGCCCGCTGCCCACTGGCGCATGGGCATGGACGTGGTGAAAGAAATGGCCTTTCAGGCCGCTCTGGACCCCAAGGAACTAGAGTCGGAAAAAGAAGTGGTGATTTCCGAGCTTGAGCGCGATCAGGATTCGCCCATGAGCAGGCTGTTTGAAAGCCTGCAGGTGTCCACACTCCAAAACACCCCCTACGGTCGGCCCATCATCGGCTTTAAGGAAACCGTGCGCGCCATCACCGCCGACGACCTGCGCGCCTATGTGCAGCGCTGGTATCAGCCGCAGAACATGATGCTGCTGGTGGCGGGCGATATTGACCCGCAGACGGTGCTGCAACACGCGCAGGAACTTTTTGGCGGCATGGCCAACACCAACGATTTCGTTACGCCGCCGCAAGTTGATTTGCTCGCTGCTCCCGGCGGTCAGCGCGTTGAAGTGGTGCGCGGCCCCTGGAACAAGGTCTATCTGGGTATGGCCTTTCCTGCGCCAGCCCTGCGCGATCTGCGCTCTGTGGATCTGGACGTGCTGAGCTACCTGCTTGGCGGCGACGGAACTTCGTTGCTGAGCCGCAAATATGAGTATGAAAAGCAGCTTGTGGACAGCATCAGCGTTGGCAATATGAGCCTTGAGCGCGCGGGCATGCTGTACATTACAGCCAATATGGCTCCGGAAAAGCTGGAGGCCTTTTGGCAGGGGCTGACCACAGACCTTGCCAATCTCAAGGCCGCAGACTTCAAACCCGAGGCCCTCAAGCGCGCCCGCTACAACCTTGAAGACAGCATGGATCGCTCGGCGGAAACGCTCAACGGTCTGGCCTCCTGGCTGGGCAGCGTCCAGTTTGAGCTGGGCGGCGATGTGGCGGAACAGAACCTGCGCTTCACCCAGCGCAATGTTTCGCAGCCGCAGGTACAGCAGGCCATTAACCTTTGGCTTGACCCCAGCAGGGCGCGGGTGCGTGTGCTCGCGCCTGAAAATGCCAAGCTGTCCGATCTGGAAGCCGTGCTGCAAAAGAACTGGCCCGGCAGTGCCGCTGCCAAGACCGCGCAAAAGGCTTCGTCCACGGCGGGGCAGCAGGAAGTGGTCGACCTGGGGCAGGGGCGCACCGTCATTCTTATCCCTGATGCCACAGTGCCCTATGTGGCGGTTGATCTCATGCTGCCCGGCGGCAACGCCCTGCTGAAGCCCGACCAGCAAGGGCTGGCAGAACTGACGGCCAGTACCCTTGGCGATGGCAGCGGCAAACTGGACGCCCAGGCCATGGAACGCTATTTCGCCGACCGCGCGGCTTCTCTCTCCGCCAAGGCAGGCCTGCAAACCTTTACCGTGTCCCTGACCGGCCCGGCCCGATTCAATGCCGATTATTTCTCCATGCTGGGCGAGGTGCTGGGCAAGCCCCGCTTTGAAGCCAAGGAAATCAAGCGTGAAGCGGAAAACATGAAGGCCGCCATCCGCCAGCGGGCCGACAGGCCTACCTCCTTTCTGTTCTCACGCGTGAATCCCTTCATCTTCCCCGGCGGTCAGCCCTACGGCTACGATAGTCTGGGGACGGAAGCGAACCTTTCCAAGTTCACTCCCAAGGATGTACGCTCGTTCTGGGACAAGCAACTCGTACAGCCCTGGGTGCTGGCCGTTGCTGGAGATTTTGACCGAGAGGCAGTGCTGGCCTTTGCCCGCACATTGCCCACGCCAGACAACAAGGATTTCTCCTTGCCCGCCCCCTCATGGGGTGATGCCCGCAACCTTGATCTGCATCTGCCGGGGCGCAATCAGGCCCACGTGCTCCAGATGTTCAAGGCTGTGCCTTACACCAGCCCGGACGCCCCGGCGCTCATGCTTTTGCAGTCTGTGCTTTCCGGCCAGAGCGGCCTGCTGTTCAGCCAGATGCGCGACGAGCAGGGCCTTGGATACACGGTCACGGCCTTTTATCGCGCCATGCCTCAGGCTGGCATGATGGCTTTTTACATTGGCACTACGCCCGACAAGGTGGCGCAGGCGCGTGAAGGCTTTGCCAAGATTATTGCCGATATCAAGGCAAAACCCCTGCCTGCGGAATTGCTTGAGGCCGGGGCTAACCGTCTGCTTGGTGAATACTACCGCGACAAGCAAAGCCTTGATTCCCGCGCGGGCGTGGCAGCCACAGACGCCGTGCTGGGCCTGCCCCGGGATTTCAGCAAGTCGCTCATCGACAAGGCGGCCAAGCTGACCCCTGCGGATATTCAGGCTGTGGCGCAGAAGTATCTGGACGACAAAAACCTCTACAACATGATCCTGCTGCCGTAG
- a CDS encoding ABC transporter ATP-binding protein: MSGFNLPKAPNYEGALLLAKDVTMRFGGVTAVSDLSIALPKGAIAGIIGPNGAGKTTAFNVLSGFYTPQEGDVVFDGKSVKGLGPSEICRMGMARTFQNIRLSQQMTVLENIMVGCHVRRRCPWWMAPLGIPAFYKEEAAIVEKSKQLADRVNLSGNLNDQAGSLPYGAQRRLEIARALATEPKLLLLDEPAAGMNPQESLDLMHFIGHIRDEFDLTILLIEHDMKVVMGVCQYIWVMEYGALIAEGEPESIRNNPVVIRAYLGEDATLEKVI; this comes from the coding sequence ATGAGCGGTTTTAATCTGCCCAAGGCCCCCAATTACGAGGGCGCACTGCTGCTGGCAAAGGACGTAACCATGCGTTTTGGCGGCGTGACCGCCGTGAGCGATCTTTCCATCGCTCTGCCCAAGGGCGCCATCGCGGGCATTATCGGCCCCAACGGCGCGGGCAAAACCACCGCGTTCAACGTCCTGAGCGGTTTTTATACGCCTCAGGAAGGTGATGTGGTTTTTGACGGCAAGAGCGTGAAGGGCCTTGGCCCCTCGGAAATCTGCCGCATGGGCATGGCCCGCACTTTCCAGAACATTCGTCTGTCGCAGCAGATGACCGTGCTTGAAAACATCATGGTCGGCTGTCATGTGCGCCGCCGCTGCCCCTGGTGGATGGCTCCTCTGGGCATCCCCGCTTTTTACAAGGAAGAAGCGGCCATTGTGGAAAAAAGCAAGCAGCTTGCCGACCGGGTGAACCTGAGCGGCAACCTCAACGATCAGGCGGGCAGCCTGCCGTACGGTGCGCAGCGCAGGCTTGAGATAGCCCGCGCTCTGGCCACCGAACCCAAACTGTTGCTGCTTGATGAGCCCGCAGCGGGCATGAATCCGCAGGAAAGCCTGGATCTCATGCATTTTATCGGCCATATCCGTGACGAATTCGACCTCACCATTCTGCTGATCGAGCATGACATGAAGGTCGTCATGGGCGTGTGCCAGTACATCTGGGTTATGGAATACGGTGCCTTGATCGCCGAGGGCGAGCCGGAATCCATCCGCAACAACCCCGTGGTCATCCGCGCCTATCTGGGTGAGGACGCCACGCTGGAGAAAGTCATTTAG
- a CDS encoding YcaO-like family protein produces MENDNTSNFSSASDVLPMLDYAYTHEQTQATTGYFSCVPPEDLDFDRALERLEVAPMDDFLHLHLLKLLAGKAHDELNLLAASCYDAVSNEFTRPVLAALLAECALLGAESPGKGQAFCSSFPPDAAERLASYSPAVYLRAATLPDHAIAAAWSALFRANICEHHSLPRPDEAGIAPLFSAEVLDATARRMAAHADALARQHEKFKAEAWEPWQRPPAQETYLRAVDALMENGVVDGPEMRHEASLSPIALLRGWQVDIAVTSGSVRHTLQGKATAYGRGLSLAAARASYAMEIVERVSTYVSVGPGDGTAAHAGTILGRKTELPLTLTRFSELAEQGRAALDPNLLPLEAPYADAPLHWLPASDASGATVLVPAQAVFLFCNLDEQSLFIAGGSTGLASGNIMDEAVVAALTEIAERDAEATTPYSRTRCFMLRSRDQLIQSLLDDYAACGIRVQFQDLTTELGLPVYQCFVTGRDGTVARATGANLCGARAALAALTETPWPYSTAQNKPPCPSASGLAGLPVRVLEDLPDYSLPSPRANRRLLESVLSAHGRSPLYVDLTRKDFDIPVVRAIVPGLALTAEWDRFSRPDARLFARYAACCL; encoded by the coding sequence ATGGAAAACGACAATACTTCAAATTTTTCTTCCGCATCTGATGTGTTGCCGATGCTGGACTATGCCTACACCCATGAGCAGACGCAGGCCACAACCGGCTATTTTTCCTGTGTTCCGCCTGAAGATCTGGATTTTGACCGTGCGCTGGAACGGCTTGAAGTTGCGCCGATGGACGACTTTCTGCACCTGCATCTGCTAAAGTTGCTCGCAGGCAAGGCGCACGATGAGCTGAACCTTCTGGCTGCCAGTTGTTATGACGCGGTCAGCAACGAGTTTACCCGTCCTGTGCTGGCGGCCCTGCTGGCTGAGTGCGCATTGCTCGGCGCGGAATCGCCCGGCAAGGGCCAAGCCTTTTGCTCGTCCTTTCCGCCTGATGCCGCAGAGCGTCTGGCTTCTTACAGCCCCGCTGTGTATCTGCGGGCTGCAACACTGCCTGACCATGCCATTGCCGCTGCCTGGAGCGCCCTGTTCCGCGCCAATATCTGCGAGCATCATTCCCTGCCGCGCCCGGACGAGGCAGGCATAGCCCCCCTGTTCAGCGCGGAAGTGCTTGATGCCACAGCTCGGCGCATGGCTGCGCATGCAGACGCTCTGGCCCGGCAGCACGAAAAATTCAAGGCCGAAGCATGGGAACCCTGGCAGCGGCCTCCGGCGCAGGAAACATACCTGCGCGCCGTGGACGCGCTTATGGAAAACGGTGTTGTGGATGGCCCGGAAATGCGCCATGAGGCTTCGCTTTCGCCCATTGCACTGCTGCGCGGCTGGCAGGTGGATATTGCCGTAACCAGTGGTTCCGTGCGCCATACCTTACAGGGCAAGGCAACAGCCTACGGGCGCGGCCTGTCCCTGGCAGCGGCCCGCGCATCCTACGCCATGGAAATTGTGGAACGCGTCAGCACCTATGTGAGTGTTGGGCCGGGGGACGGCACTGCCGCCCATGCCGGAACAATCCTTGGCCGCAAAACAGAACTGCCTCTGACGCTTACGCGTTTTTCCGAGCTGGCGGAGCAGGGCAGAGCGGCGCTCGACCCCAATCTGCTGCCTCTGGAAGCTCCATACGCTGATGCCCCCCTGCACTGGCTCCCGGCCTCGGACGCATCTGGCGCGACCGTTCTTGTGCCTGCGCAGGCGGTTTTTCTGTTTTGCAATCTGGACGAGCAGTCTTTGTTTATTGCTGGCGGCTCCACCGGTCTTGCATCTGGCAATATTATGGATGAAGCTGTGGTTGCCGCCCTAACGGAAATTGCCGAGCGCGACGCCGAGGCCACAACTCCTTACAGCCGCACGCGCTGTTTTATGCTGCGCAGCCGTGATCAGCTCATTCAGTCGCTGCTTGACGATTACGCAGCCTGCGGCATTCGAGTACAGTTTCAGGATCTGACCACGGAGCTTGGCCTGCCTGTGTACCAGTGTTTTGTCACCGGGCGTGACGGTACCGTCGCGCGGGCCACAGGAGCCAATCTTTGCGGCGCGAGGGCCGCCCTGGCGGCGCTCACCGAAACCCCGTGGCCCTATTCAACGGCGCAAAACAAGCCCCCATGCCCCTCAGCTTCGGGACTAGCGGGATTGCCCGTTCGTGTGTTAGAGGATTTGCCGGATTACAGCCTGCCCTCCCCCCGCGCCAACCGCCGCCTGTTAGAGTCGGTGCTGTCAGCGCACGGCAGAAGTCCTCTCTATGTGGATCTGACCCGCAAGGATTTTGATATCCCGGTGGTCAGGGCCATTGTTCCCGGTCTTGCCCTCACGGCAGAGTGGGACAGGTTCTCAAGGCCGGACGCGCGCCTTTTTGCGCGTTATGCCGCGTGTTGTCTATGA
- a CDS encoding ABC transporter ATP-binding protein, producing MLEIRNLHVRYGGIQAVQGVSLNIPRGSIVTLIGANGAGKSSIIRSIAGLNKTISGDILLTRHEGDAPASLMGLKPEDMVRKGISLSPEGRRILPHLTVEENLHLGAYSRSDKAEIAHDIEWVYSLFPRLKERLWQKGGTLSGGEQQMLAVGRALMSRPDLLMLDEPSLGLAPLLVREIFDIVKRINEEGKTVLLVEQNAFAALSVAHYAYILEVGRVVLEGPGRELLENPKVKDAYLGG from the coding sequence ATGCTTGAAATTCGTAATCTCCATGTGCGCTACGGCGGCATTCAGGCCGTTCAGGGCGTAAGCCTGAATATCCCGCGCGGCAGTATTGTGACGCTTATCGGGGCCAACGGCGCGGGCAAGAGCAGTATCATCCGCTCCATTGCCGGCCTGAACAAAACCATCAGCGGCGACATCCTGCTGACCCGGCACGAGGGCGACGCTCCGGCTTCGCTCATGGGCCTCAAGCCCGAAGACATGGTGCGCAAGGGCATTTCTCTTTCGCCGGAAGGGCGGCGTATCCTGCCCCATCTGACGGTGGAGGAAAACCTGCACCTTGGCGCGTATTCGCGCAGCGACAAGGCAGAAATAGCCCATGATATCGAGTGGGTTTACAGCTTGTTTCCCCGGCTCAAGGAACGTCTCTGGCAGAAAGGCGGTACGCTCTCCGGCGGCGAGCAGCAGATGCTGGCCGTGGGCCGCGCGCTCATGAGCCGTCCTGATCTGCTCATGCTGGACGAACCTTCACTGGGGCTTGCTCCGCTGCTGGTGCGCGAGATTTTCGACATCGTCAAGCGCATCAACGAGGAGGGTAAAACCGTCCTGCTGGTGGAGCAGAACGCCTTTGCGGCGCTTTCTGTGGCGCACTATGCCTATATTCTTGAAGTTGGCAGGGTGGTACTTGAAGGCCCGGGGCGCGAACTGCTCGAAAACCCCAAGGTCAAGGACGCCTACCTCGGCGGCTAG